The following nucleotide sequence is from Streptomyces sp. NBC_00239.
CATAGCGGACAGCTGCGACCGGCTGGTGGCCGTCTGGGACGGGCAGCCCGCCCGCGGGCACGGCGGCACCGGGGAGATCGTCGCGTACGCGCGCACCCTCGGGAAACCGGTCACGGTCATCTGGCGGGACGGGGTGCTGCGCGACTGACCGTCGTATCCCGGTCTGCGTCAACTGCTGTGGCGGGCGAGCCAGTCGGTGTGCTGGGGGGAGACGTAGCGCTCGGTCTCGTAGACGGCGGAGGGCCACTGGCTCTCGGTGATGGTCGTCTGCATCACCACCATCATGGCCGCCAGGTCCTGCTCGACGAGGGTGTGCGCCTCGATCAGCGGGTGGTGGCGGCGCATCTCGTTCCACGCGATGCCCGCGGCGGCGGCCGCGCTCAGCAGTCCGGCGACGCCGGCGCCCGGACCCGAACCCAGGGCCCGGAGCAGGGCGAAGAGCAGGGCGAGGGTGGTGAGCAGCACGATGGTCCAGGACCACAGGGCGGTCGCCCGCCGGGACACCTCGGCGCGCCGCCGGTACCAGTTGCGCTGCTCGATGAGCCGGTCCCGTACGTACGTCTCGCGCCGGACGCTGTAGGCGCGGGCCCGCAACTGCCGCATGGCGCCGGTGATTTCGGCGCCGCGGGAGAAGCCCTCGGCCTCGCGCGGATCGGTCCAGCCCATCTTCTTCAGCTCGTTCAGCCCCGACTCCAGCCGGGTACGGTACAACCCTTCCGGATCCTCGCTCTCCGAGCCGAAGGGGGCGCCGTGCACGGCGTAGCGCCATGCCAGCGACTTGATGAACTCGGCTGCGGAACGGTTGAGTTGCCACTGCGGGCGGGCCCGGCGCCGGGTGGCGCGGACGCCGATCCCGAGCACCGCGGCATACGCCAGAGTGCTGAGTGTGCCGAACAACCGGAGTGGACCGAGGGGGACGGCCGGCAGTGCGGACAGGGCCGCGGCGAGCACGAGGAGGAACAGCTGCGCGCGCGTGGCCTGCGTGGATTCCCGCTGGCGGGAGATCGCGGCGGTGTCGGCGTGATGGAAAAGCGACGGAAGATCTTCGTGCCGAAACGTCATGCTGTTCAGCGATCCGGAAAAGTCCACCACAGCCAACCCCCCAGTCTGCTGTTCTGGTGCTCACTCTTTCGATAGAACGCTTGACCTGGCCTCATGTCTCGGTTGCCAATAGTGGCCTGAAGAGTAAAGTCCACACCGACACTAGCGCGTCGCTGTTGTCATTTCCATGCCCATTCCCTAAGGACGGCCGTGAAGACCTCTGCAACCTCTTCGACCAGTGCAGTGAAGAACCGTCGCGTTCCCCTGGCCAAGATCGACGTCCGCAGCAGTTCCGCCACGGCCGTCCTCAGTCGGGTGCTTCCGTCCGAAACGCGCCGCACGGTCGAGGAAGCGATCTTCAACTCGGCGCTCTGAGAGCGAAGTCCGCGCTCTAGACTGGTGGAATGACCGGCCTGATCGCATTTCGCGAGATCGTCCTGAAAGTTCACAGCAGATGCGATCTTGCTTGTGATCATTGCTATGTCTACGAACACGCGGACCAAAGCTGGCGGGCCCGTCCGAAAACGATCTCGGAAGAGGTCGTCGCGCAGACCGCGGCCCGGCTCGCGGAACACGCGAGAGATCATGCGCTCCCCTCCGTCACCGTGATTCTTCACGGGGGGGAGCCGCTCCTTGCCGGGACCGCCCGACTCCGCTTCGTCTGCGAGGAGTTCACCCGGGCCCTGGCCGGCACCGCCGCCCTCGACCTGCGGATCCACACCAACGCCCTCCAGCTCGGCAGCCGCTACCTGGACCTGTTCGCCGAATTCGGCGTCAAGGTCGGCGTCTCCCTCGACGGGGACCGTGCGGCGAACGACCGGCACCGGCGCTTCGCGGACGGCCGCACCAGCCACCCCCTGGTCCTCAAGGCCCTCGACCTGCTCCGCCGCGAGCAGTACCGCCACCTCTTCCAGGGCCTGCTCTGCACCGTCGACATCGAGAACGACCCGGTGACCGTGCTCGACGCCCTCACCGCACTCGAACCGCCCCGCATCGACTTCCTGCTCCCGCACGCCACCTGGGAGACCCCGCCGCCCCGGCCCGACGGCACCCCCGACGCCTACGCCCGCTGGCTGCTGCGGGTCTTCGACCACTGGGAGCGGCTCGGCCGCCCGGTGCCCGTCCGGATCTTCGAATCCCTCTTCAGCACCCTGCGCGGCGGCCCCAGCCTCACCGAATCCCTGGGTCTGGCCCCCACCGACCTGATCGTGGTCGAGACCGACGGCACCCTCGAACAGGTCGACTCGCTCAAGAGCGCCTTCGACGGCGCCGCCGCCACCGGATTCGACGTCTTCCGGCACGCCTTCGACGAGGTCGCCGCCCACCCCGGGGTACGGGCCCGCCAGCTGGGCCTCGCCGGGGTCAGTGCGCAGTGCCGCGCCTGCCCCGTCGTACGCTCGTGCGGCGGTGGCCTCTACACCCACCGCTACCGGGCCCTGACCGGCTTCGACAACCCCTCCGTCTACTGCGCCGACCTGCGCGAGCTGGTCGACGGCGTGGCCGGCCGCACCGCCCGCACCGGCACCGCCGCCGAACTCGCCGCACCCGAGGAGCTGGACGCCGCCCAGCAGCAGCTGACCCGGATGCTCCTGGCCCGCCTGCACGAGGACCTGGCCGGCGCCGGCGGCCCCGCCTGGCAGCGGTCCTGGGAACTGCTCACCGAGATCGAGTCCGCCGGACACGCGGCCGGGGCCCTGGACCCCGTACTGGACCACCCGTACACGCGCACCTGGCTGCTGGCCGCCCTCGACGCCGTACGCCAGGGCCGGCCCGCCGGACCCGCGGCGGGGCGGCGGCTGGCCGCGCTCGCCGCAGCGGCCGTGCTGCGCGGCCGGCTGGCGGCCCGGGTGCCGGTGCCCTACCGGGACGGGCAGGTGTACCTGCCGACGCTCGGGCTGCTGCGCACCGCCGGCCCCGGCACCGACGGGTCGGCCGAGCTGCGCGCCGCCGACGACGGGTTCGCGGTCCGCGAGGGCCGGGCCGAGCACCGTTTCCGGCCATCCGAGGGGGACCGGCGCTGGCAGCCCGTACGGGTGTGGCCCGGCGCCGGACCCGAGGCGCCCGGCGCCGTCCTGGACGACCTCGACCCGCACCGCAACTGCTTCGCCCGGCCGCCGCGGCTGCGGCTCGGCGCCGGCGAGGCCGCCGAATGGCAGGACCGGCTGGCCGCCGCCTGGACCCTGCTGCACCGCACCGTGCCCGACCTGGCCCGGCAGGCCGCCACCGGCCTCACCACCCTGACCCCGCTCGCCGGCGGACCGCGCACCACCGGCCGCGGCGAGGCCGGCCGGCACGGCCCCGGCGCCCTGGGCGTGCCCTGGTCGGGCGGGGTGCCGCAGACCGCGCTGGCGCTGCTCACCGGGCGGCGCCGGGCCCGACTGCGGGCCCTGACGGAGGTCACCGACCTGTACGCGCTCGACGGCGAGTGGCTGCACGCGTCCCCCTGGCGCGGTCATCCGGTACCGGTCTCCCGGCTGCTGGCCGACGTCCACGAGCGGGTCGCGGTCGAGGCCTGCCGGCGGGCCGGGCCGGGCGGCCCGATGGACGACGGCGGCGCGGAGGCCGAGGACATCCTGCGGGTGCTCGACCGGCTCGCGGCCGCCGCCGAACTCACCACCACCGGCAAAGCGCTGGTCGCAGACCTGCACTGGGAACTCAAGGCCGCGGGGGTTTGAAGGGGGCACTCCGGTATTCCCGGGAATTTCCCGGAACCGCACGCCACGGTCTTGCCGGTGTGACTGAAAATAGGCGTTGATTGACTGAAGGTTGGGGGGATGTGGCGCGGAAGCATCCGGAATGATGTTTCCTCGCTCCATCCGATGTGAGTAGTTGTCACGGGACGGGGGTCGTGTGCCTTCATCAGTGCAGCCGTACTTCTTTCTCAGTTATGCGCACACGCCGAGGTACGGAGCCGGTGGGCCCGACCCCGACATGTGGGTCGAACGGCTCTTCAGGGATCTCTGCGGCCACGTGATGGCCCTGACGGATCTCCCGGCCGGCGCCCCTGCGGGATTCATGGACCGGGAGATACGCTCCGGCGAAGGCTGGTCGGAGCGCCTGGGATCGGCACTCGCCTCGTGCCTGGTCTTCGTTCCGCTGTTCTCGCCGCGCTATTTCGCCAGCGAGATGTGCGGAAAGGAGTGGTATGCCTTTGCGCAGCGCGCCATCCACCACGGCGCACTGAGCAATCAGCCCACCGAGGCGATCGTGCCCGCCCTGTGGGTGCCGGTGCCCCCGGCGCAGCTGCCCGGACCGGCCGAACGCCTGCAGTTCAACCACAACACCTTCGGGGACCGCTACGTCACCGACGGGCTGTACGGACTCATCAAACTCCGCTCCTACGCCGAGCAGTACGAGCGGGCCGTCTACGAACTCGCCAAGCGCATCGTGCGCGTCGCCGAATCGGTCCGCCTCCAGGCCGGCCGGCCCGTCGACTACCGGATGGTCCCCAGCGCCTTCGGCGGCGGCGCCGGCCGCCGCGGCACCGGACTCGCCTCCCGCACCCTGCAGATCACCGTCGCCGCCGGCACCCGCCACGAACTCCCCGACGGGCGCAGCGCCGACTACTACGGGGACTCCGCCCTCGACTGGAACCCGTACCACCCGGACTCCCGACGGCCCGTCGCCGCCGTCGCGGAGGACCTGGTGCGCTCCCTGAACTACCGGACGATCCTGGCCTCCTTCGACGACGAGGCCGGCCACTTCGACAGCAAGCAGCCCCCGACCCGCCCGGAGATCCTGCTCGTCGACCGCTGGGCGGTGGCCGACGACCTGCGCAGGCAGCGCCTCGCCGCATTCGACCAGGACCCCCGGCCCTGGGTGAGCGTGGTCGTGCCGTGGAACCGGCTGGACCACCAGAGCCGCGTGAAGGAGAGCGAGTTGACCCACCGGCTGGAAGAGACGATGCCGGTCAAGATGAGCCAGGGCCGGGCCGCGTGCCGGGCCGCCGCCAACGGCGTCAACAACATGGAGACCCTCGGCCAGATACTCCCGCAGGTGGTCGAGGCCGCGGCCCAGCAGTTCCTCAGACACGCCCAGGTCTACCCGCCGGCCGGCGGCAGCCACGGCGAACGCCCCCGGCTGGTCGGCCCCATGGGCATGTCAGGCGGCCCGCCGCTGCCGCCCCCGGCCCCCTTCCCGGCCGGCTCCCGCTTCGACAAACCGCACCACGAGCACGCGCTGCCCGAGTACGACGAATTCGGCCCCGATGCGGAGGACACGGATGACCGCGAGTCGTGACGGACGCATCGTCACCTTCTATTCGTACAAAGGCGGCACCGGCCGCACCATGGCCCTCGCCAACACCGCGTGGGTCCTCGCCGCCAACGGCAAGCGCGTCCTCGCCGTCGACTGGGACCTGGAAGCCCCCGGCCTGCACCGGTTCTTCCACCCCTTCCTCGACCCCTCCACGCTCGGCGCGACCACCGGCGTCATCGACCTGATCACCGAGTACGCGTGGGCGGCCACCAGCCCGGTGCAGCGGGCCGACGACTGGCACCGCGACTACGCGCGGATCCAGCAGCACGCGGTCTCGCTCGCCCCGGAGAACCTCGGCTGGGAGTTCCCCTCCGGCGGCACCCTCGACTTCGTCTCCGCCGGCCGCCAGAACCGCGAGTACTCCGCCACCGTCTCCACCTTCGACTGGGACAACTTCTACGACCGGCTCGGCGGCGGCCTCTTCTTCGACGCGCTGCGCGCGGACATGAAGGCGAACTACGACTACGTCCTCATCGACAGCCGCACCGGCCTCAGCGACATCGCCGACATCTGCACCTTCCACCTGCCCGACGTGCTCGTGGACTGCTTCACCCTCTCCGACCAGTCCATCGACGGCGCCGCCGCCGTCGCCCGCCAGGTCTACGAGCGCTACGGCGACCGCGACATCAAGATCTACCCGGTCCCGATGCGCATCGACGAGGGCGAGAAGGAGAAGGCCGACGCCGGACGGGCGCTGGCCCGCATCAAGTTCGACCGCTTCCCCAGCGGCCTCGCGGGCGACGAGGCCACCGCCTACTGGGGCGCCGTGGAGATCCCGTACCGGCCCTACTACGCCTACGAGGAGACCCTCGCCACCTTCGGGGACGAGGCCGGGCTCACCAACTCCCTGCTCTCCGCCTTCGAACGGCTCACCGCCGTGGTCTCCGAGGGCGAGGTCACCTCGATGCCCGCCATCCGCGAGGAGATCAGGCTGCGGATCCGCGACGCCTTCACCCGCCGCCGCCCCGCCCTGCCCGCCGACCTCTTCCTCTCGTACGTCGCCGAGAACCGCATGTGGGCCGACTGGATCGAGTCCGTCCTCACCCGGGCCGGCTTCCGGGTCGTGCCCAAGGACGTCTCCGCCGAGCCCCGCCCCGGCGACACCCTCGGCGCCGGCATCTCCACCGACAGCCCGGCCCGCACGGTGGTGCTGCTCTCCAGCGCCTACCTCAAGTCCGCCCGGGCGGTGGACGTGTGGGAGCGGGCCGCCGCCGAGGACCCCACCGGGGGCCGGCGCAACCTGGTCGCGCTGCGCGTGGGCGACGTACGGCTGAGCACCCCGTACATCGACCGCAACCCGATCGACCTGTTCCGGCTCGACGAGCACCACGCCACCGCCGCCCTGCTGCGCGCGCTGGAGCGGCCCGTCCAGCTGCCCGAGGCGGCCTCGCCCGGGCCGCGGTTCCCCGGCACCGTCCCCAAGATCTGGAACGCGCCGCCCCGCAACACCGGCTTCACCGGCCGCTCCATCGTGCTGGAGCGGATGCGCGACCAGCTCGGCGGCGGGATCTCCGTGGTGCTGCCGCAGCCGCAGACCCTCTTCGGGCTCGGCGGCGTCGGCAAGACCCAGGTGGCCCTGGAGTACGTGCACCGGTTCATGGCCGACTACGACCTGGTCTGGTGGATCTCCTCCGAGCAGACCGACGACGTGGTCGCGGGGCTCGCCGAACTCGCCGTCCGGCTCGGCGCGCAGACCGGCGAGGACATGGCGGCCGCCTCCCAGGAGGCCATCGACCTGCTGCGGCGCGGGGTGCCCACCTCCCGCTGGCTGCTCGTCTTCGACAACGCCGACGACCCCGAGACCCTCAAGCGGTTCTTCCCGCCGGGCGGGCCCGGCCACGTGCTGGTGACCTCCCGCAACCAGAGCTGGTCCCAGTACGGCGACGCCCTGCCCGTCGACGTCTTCCTGCGCGAGGAGTCCATCGAGCACCTCCAGCGGCGCGCCCCCGGGCTCACCCCGGAGGACGCCGACCAGGTCGCCACCGCCGTCGGCGACCTGCCGCTGGCCGTCGAGCAGGCCGGCGCCTGGATCGCCGAGACCGCCACCCCCGTCGGCTCGTACCTGGAACAGCTCGCCCAGCAGGCCGCCCGGGTGCTCGGCCTCAACCAGCCGGCCGGCTACCCGGAGCCGGTCGCGGCCACCTGGAACGTCTCCATCGAACGGCTCCAGAGCCGCTCGCCCGCCGCCGTCCGGCTGCTCCAGCTGTGCGCCTTCTTCGCGCCCGAGCCGATCTCCGCGAACCTCCTCTACAGCAAGGAGATGATCGACGCCCTCAAGCCGTACGACCCCTCGCTCCAGGAGAAGCTGGTGCTGGGCCGGGTCATCCGCGAGATCGGCCGGTTCGCGCTCGCCAAGGTCGACCAGGTCAGCAACAGCATCCAGGTGCACCGCCTGGTGCAGGCCGTCATCCGTGCCCAGCTCAGCGAGGAGGAGCAGCGCGAGGCCCGGCACGCCGTGCACCGGGTGCTGGCCGGGGCCCGGCCCGACGACGACGAGCCGATAGACAACCCGGAGACCTGGCCGCGGTTCAACACCATCTGGCCGCACCTGCCCCCGTCGGAGGCCCGGCTCTGCCGGGAGCCCGAGACCCGCCGACTGCTCATCGACCGGGTCCGCTACCTGTGGAAGCGCGGCGACTTCAAGGCGGCCTACCAGCTCGGCAGCGAGCTGCGCGAAGCGTGGAAGGAGACCCTCGGCGACAGCGACCTCCAGTACCTCTACCTGCGCTTCCACCTCTCCAACATCCTGCGCTCGCAGGGCCGTTACGTGGAGGCGAAGGAGCTGGACGAGGTCACCCTGGAGCGCCAGCGGAACGCGCTCGGCGCCTCCCACCCGCACACGTACATGACCACCAGCGGCCTGGCCATGAACCTCGGCGCGCTCGGCCAGTACGGCAAGGCCATGGAACTGGCCACCGAGGCGCACGAGGGCTTCAGCCAGATCTTCCACGAGGCGCACCCCCGCACCCTGGCGGCGGCCAACAACCTCGCGCTGAACCTGCGCATGGTCGGCCAGTACGCCCGGGCCCGCGAGATCGACCAGGAGGTCTTCGACCGGCGCACCGAGGTGCTCGGCCCGGAGCACCCGTACACCCTCTCCTCGGCCCAGAACCTCGCCCGCGACCTGCGGGAGGTCGGCCGGTACGAGGACTCGGTGCAGCTGCTGAGCCGGGCGTACGACGCGTACAAGCGGACCCTGGGCCGGACCTTCCCCGGCACCCTGTCCGCCGCGAAGAACCTCGCGGTCTCGCTGCGCCGGGCCGGGCAGCTGGAGGACGCGCTGCGGCTGACCACGGCCACCCGCAACCGCTACCGGGCCAAGTACACCTCGGTCAACCCGGACCTGCTGGCCTGCGACCTGAACCTGGCCGCGGACCTGTTCGCCACCGGGGACCCGCTCGCGGCGCGGGACATCGCCCAGGAGGTCGTGGACGAGTACATGAAGGTGCCGGGGGAGCGGCACCCGTACACCCTGGCCGCGATCAACAACCTGGCGGTCTTCCACTGGGGCGTCGGCGCGCCGCAGACGGCGGAGCCGATGCTCCAGGGCGCGATCCGGGTGATGCGCGAGGTGCTCGGCGACGACCACCCGCACACCATCTTCGCCACCCTCAACCTGGCCAACGCCCACGCCGACCTGGGCGATCCGGCGGGCGCGCTGCAGATCGAGCGGGCGGCGGCCGCACGGCTGCGCGAGGTGCTCGGGGTCCACCACCCGGAGACGCTGGCCTGCTCCTCGAACATGGCGGTGAGCCTGGACCGGATCGGGCGCAAGGAGGAGGCGGCCCGGCTGCGCCACGAGACGATCGCGGAGCTCCAGCGGCTGCTCGGCGAGGACCACGGCCTGACCCGGTACGCGCGCGAGGAGCGGCGGGTGCACCGGGACCTGGAGCCGCTGGCGGTGTGAGGGGAGCGGGCCACGGGGTGCGGGGGCCACGGGGTGCGGCGGGCGGACCGGGAGGTCCGCCCGCCGGCCGGGGCGGTCCCCGCCGCGTCAGGCCGACTGCTGCTGCGGGGGCGGTGCCAGGTCGCGCAGCAGCCAGGTGAGGATGTCCGGCAGGGCCCGGAAGGCGGCGAAGTGGGCGGCGGCCGGTTCGAAGTTGGCCGTGGCGCCGGGGATCTGCCGGGCCAGCCAGCGGGAGTGGCCCACGGGTGAGAACACGTCCTTCTCGCCGTGCCACAGCAGGACCGGGCAGGTGATGTCGGCCAGGTCGAAGCCCCAGGGGCGGGCGAAGGCGGTGACGTCGTCGATCCAGCCGTAGGCCGACTGCCGCAGCCCTTCGCGGTAGTTGCGCTCCAGCATCAGGCGCAGGCCGGCATCGGAGACGATGATCCGGTCGTTCTCGGTGAGCTCGCGGCGCAGTTCGTCGAGGAGCCGGCCGGGGTCCTGGCGGATGGAGTCCGAGCGCGGGATCAGCGAGGCGGCGATCTCCTCCGGGTCGGCGGCGGCCGCCGTGCTGTGCTCGCGCACGTTGAAGGTGGTCATGCCGTCGTACCAGTCCAGGCCGTCGGCGTCCCGGGGGGCCAGGCCGACCAGGGTGGCGCACCGGGTGACCCGGTCCGGGAGCAGGGCGGCGCAGGCCAGCGCGTGCGGGGCGCCGCCCGAGCGGCCCACCACCGCGAAGGTCTCCAGTTCCAGGGAGTCGGCGATCGCGGCCACGTCCTGGGCCACGTCGGCGACGCTACGGCCCGGCAGGCGGTCCGATCCGCCGTATCCGGGCCGGTCGTACGCGATGAGCTGCATACGGCGCTGGTAGAGGACCATGCCGCGGGGGGCCGGTCCCAGCCTGCTGCCGGGGGTGCCGTGGAGCAGGAACACCGGCTTGCCGTTCGGGTCGCCGAGTCGCTCCACCATCAGATGCCGCCCGTCCGCGGCGCGCACCCGATTGCGCACGCCTCGCCTCCTTGGAGTCAGCCGACAAGCCCGTCGTGGCGATTGTCTCCGACGGAGGAGGAGCGCGGTAGGGCGCACTCGGGGAGAAACCCGGATGCCGGGCCCGCCGCCCGCCGCCCCCGCCGAGGGCGTCGAATCGTGCGCCCGCGCCGTGGCGGAACGGCGTGCCCAGTGCGGCATCCCCGCCTCCTTCGCCGAGGAAGGCGTCGACGAGAGGCGGTCGGCCGCTCCTTCACGCGTCCGCCGGCGCGTCCTCGGGGAGACCGCTGCCGACCGTCGTGCCCGGGCGCCCCCGGCGGAACACCGCGCAGGCCAGCGTGACCGCCGCGCCCAGCGCCGCCCAGCCGGCCAGGATCAGCATCGAGGGGCCCGCGTCATTGCCCCTGAAGTAGGCGATCGAACGGGCCGCGTACGTGCCCGCGCCCGGCGGCAGGGCCGGGCCGATCTCCCGCCAGAACGGCGGCAGCAGCGGATACGGGTAGGCGCCCCCGGCGCTCGGGTTGCCGAGCACCACGACGAGCAGGATCGCCAGCCCGATGCCGACCACGCCCGCCAGCCCCTGGAAGGCCAGGGTGATCGCGCCGACCGCGAAGACGACCAGCGCGCCCAGCCCCCACAGGGCCCAGATGCTGCCGGGCAGCGCGCCCAGCACCGGGCCGGCGATCACCGCGCCGAGCAGGCCGGCCACGAGCGCGTACACCAGCAGCGCGCCCAGCCGGATGACGGCGCGCGCCGGGTTGGCGGGCCGGGCCCCGGCGCTGATCGCGAGGATCGCGGCGCACAGGTAGCCGCCCACGCACCAGCCGACCACCAGGTAGAAGGAGGACAGCCCGCGGGCGTCGCCGCGGTCGGCCGGGGCCACGTCGGTGACCGTCACCGTGCGCTGCCGGGTCGCCTCGGCGGCCTTGACGACCTCTTCGAGCGCCTGGGACAGCGAGGCGCCCGCGCCGCCGGCCACCAGCAGCCGGTCGGTCGTCCCGGCGGGGTCGATGATCAGCGCCCCGTCCACGTCCCGGTTGCGGATCTGCGCGGTCGCGGTGGCCTCGTCGGGGGCCGCGCGCGGGTCGAGCGGGTCGCCGGGCAGCGCGGAGAGCTGCTGGACGGCCTGGGCGGTGGCCTGCCGGGCGGGAGTGACCACGGCGATCGGGATCTCGTGCGGCGCGGGGTGGTGGAAGGCGCCGATGTAGGAGGTGATGAAGGCGACCTGGAGCGCCAGCACCCCGATGACCAGCAGCGCCGCCCGGACGGTGACGGCGTCCTTGATCTCGGAGAGGAAACCGGGGGATCCCCGGGAGGGGCCTGCGTCTGTCCGTGTCATGCCCTCACGCTCGACGCGCGGCGTCCGTGGCGCAGCAGGGGAGGGCCGAACGGATGATCCACCGAGCCTCGAACATTTGTGTCGTACTCATGTTCGAAAGTGGTCTATGGTGGAAACGGAGGTGGGGGTTCACCAAGGGAGAGCAGGAGGCGCGGGTGCCTGGTTTTACGCATCTGCACACCGTTTCCGGATTCTCCGTGCGGTACGGGGGCTCCCACCCGGAACGGCTGGCGGAACGCGCCGCCGAACGGCAGATGGACGCCCTCGCCCTCACCGACCGGGACACCCTCGCCGGCACCGTCCGGTTCGCGAAGGCCTGCGCGAAGGCCGGCATCCGGCCCCTGTTCGGCACCGGCCTCGCGGTCGACCCCGTCCCCGGCGCGCCGGACCTGCCCCGCGCCACCGAACGCCGCCGCACCCCCGTCAAGGGCGGGGCCTTCGTCGACGAGTCCGCGCCCCGCGCCGTCTTCCTCGCCCGCGACGGCGCCACCGGCTGGGCCACGCTGTGCCGGCTGGTCAGCGCCGCCCACGCGGACGCCACCGGCCGGCCGCAGCTCCCGTGGGGCCACAACCACGGCGAGGGCGTCCTCGTCCTCCTCGGGCCGGACTCCGAGGTCGGCCGCGCCCTGGCCGCCGGCCGCCCCGACCGGGCCGCCCGGCTGCTCGCCCCCTGGCGGGAGGCGTACGGGGAGGCGCTGCGGCTGGAGGCCGTCCACCACGGGCGTACCGGCACCGGCCCCGGCTCCCTGCGGCTGGCCGCCCGTACCGTCGGCTTCGCCGCGCAGCAGGGCGTACCGGCCGTCCTCACCAACGCCGTGCGGTACGCGGACCGCGGCCAGGGGCCGGTCGCCGACGTGCTCGACGCGGCCCGCCGGCTCGTGCCCCTCGACCCCCGGCGCCCCCTGGACGGCGGGGAGCGCTGGCTCAAGGACGCCGCGGCCATGACGGTGGCCGCGGAACGCGTCGCCGAGGCCGCCGGACAGCGCGGGGCGGACGCCCGGCGGCTGCTGGCGCAGACCCGGCAGGACGCCGAATCCTGCCGCGTCGACCCCGAGGACGACCTCGGCATCGGCTCGGTGCACTTCCCCGAACCCCGGCTGGTGGGCGCCGGCCGCCGCAGCGCCCAGCGGGTCCTGGCCTCCCGGTGCGCCGCGGGCATGGTGCTGCGCGGCTACGCGGGCAAGCGCGCGTACTGGGACCGGATGCACCACGAGCTGGACATCATCGCGTACTACGGGTACGCCTCCTACTTCCTCACGGTCGCCCAAGTGGTCCAGGACGTACGGGAGATGGGCATCCGGGTGGCCGCGCGCGGCTCCGGCGCCGGCTCCCTCGTCAACCACCTGCTCGGGATCGCGCACGCCGACCCGGTCGAGCACGGCCTCCTGATGGAGCGCTTCCTGTCCAAGCGGCGGCCGGTGCTGCCCGACATCGACATCGACGTCGAGTCCGCCCGCAGGCTGGAGGTCTACCGGGCGGTCATCGGTCGGTTCGGCGCCGAGCGCGTCGCCACCGTGGCCATGCCCGAGACCTACCGGGTGCGGCACGCGATCCGGGACGTGGGCGCCGCCCTGTCCATGGACCCCGCCGAGATCGACCGGCTCGCCAAGGCCTTCCCGCACATCCGGGCCCGCGACGCCCGCGCGGCCCTGGCCGAACTGCCCGAACTGCGTGCCGTACGCGCGGAGGAGCACGGCCGGCTGTGGGAGCTCGTCGAGGCGCTGGACGCGCTGCCGCGCGGCGTCGCCATGCACCCGTGCGGGGTGCTGCTCTCCGACGCCTCGCTGCTCGCCCGCACCCCCGTCGTGCCCACCAGCGGCGAGGGCCTGCCGATGTCCCAGTTCGACAA
It contains:
- a CDS encoding DUF4231 domain-containing protein; this translates as MTFRHEDLPSLFHHADTAAISRQRESTQATRAQLFLLVLAAALSALPAVPLGPLRLFGTLSTLAYAAVLGIGVRATRRRARPQWQLNRSAAEFIKSLAWRYAVHGAPFGSESEDPEGLYRTRLESGLNELKKMGWTDPREAEGFSRGAEITGAMRQLRARAYSVRRETYVRDRLIEQRNWYRRRAEVSRRATALWSWTIVLLTTLALLFALLRALGSGPGAGVAGLLSAAAAAGIAWNEMRRHHPLIEAHTLVEQDLAAMMVVMQTTITESQWPSAVYETERYVSPQHTDWLARHSS
- the fxsA gene encoding FxSxx-COOH cyclophane-containing RiPP peptide; the encoded protein is MKNRRVPLAKIDVRSSSATAVLSRVLPSETRRTVEEAIFNSAL
- the fxsBH gene encoding radical SAM/SPASM protein FxsBH, inactivated beta-hydroxylase extension form, with protein sequence MTGLIAFREIVLKVHSRCDLACDHCYVYEHADQSWRARPKTISEEVVAQTAARLAEHARDHALPSVTVILHGGEPLLAGTARLRFVCEEFTRALAGTAALDLRIHTNALQLGSRYLDLFAEFGVKVGVSLDGDRAANDRHRRFADGRTSHPLVLKALDLLRREQYRHLFQGLLCTVDIENDPVTVLDALTALEPPRIDFLLPHATWETPPPRPDGTPDAYARWLLRVFDHWERLGRPVPVRIFESLFSTLRGGPSLTESLGLAPTDLIVVETDGTLEQVDSLKSAFDGAAATGFDVFRHAFDEVAAHPGVRARQLGLAGVSAQCRACPVVRSCGGGLYTHRYRALTGFDNPSVYCADLRELVDGVAGRTARTGTAAELAAPEELDAAQQQLTRMLLARLHEDLAGAGGPAWQRSWELLTEIESAGHAAGALDPVLDHPYTRTWLLAALDAVRQGRPAGPAAGRRLAALAAAAVLRGRLAARVPVPYRDGQVYLPTLGLLRTAGPGTDGSAELRAADDGFAVREGRAEHRFRPSEGDRRWQPVRVWPGAGPEAPGAVLDDLDPHRNCFARPPRLRLGAGEAAEWQDRLAAAWTLLHRTVPDLARQAATGLTTLTPLAGGPRTTGRGEAGRHGPGALGVPWSGGVPQTALALLTGRRRARLRALTEVTDLYALDGEWLHASPWRGHPVPVSRLLADVHERVAVEACRRAGPGGPMDDGGAEAEDILRVLDRLAAAAELTTTGKALVADLHWELKAAGV
- a CDS encoding TIR-like protein FxsC; translation: MSRDGGRVPSSVQPYFFLSYAHTPRYGAGGPDPDMWVERLFRDLCGHVMALTDLPAGAPAGFMDREIRSGEGWSERLGSALASCLVFVPLFSPRYFASEMCGKEWYAFAQRAIHHGALSNQPTEAIVPALWVPVPPAQLPGPAERLQFNHNTFGDRYVTDGLYGLIKLRSYAEQYERAVYELAKRIVRVAESVRLQAGRPVDYRMVPSAFGGGAGRRGTGLASRTLQITVAAGTRHELPDGRSADYYGDSALDWNPYHPDSRRPVAAVAEDLVRSLNYRTILASFDDEAGHFDSKQPPTRPEILLVDRWAVADDLRRQRLAAFDQDPRPWVSVVVPWNRLDHQSRVKESELTHRLEETMPVKMSQGRAACRAAANGVNNMETLGQILPQVVEAAAQQFLRHAQVYPPAGGSHGERPRLVGPMGMSGGPPLPPPAPFPAGSRFDKPHHEHALPEYDEFGPDAEDTDDRES